AGATCATATTGCCGAAATTAATGAAGGTCCTTTTAGTACGGCTACCCTCCAACATATTTTTAAAGAAATTTTTAAAAGTAGCCTAGAGCTTCAAGAAGAAGACGATAAAAAAGTTCTTCTTGTTTCAAGAAAAAGAAAATCAGAAAATACAATTGTAAATGTAAATGGTGTTAATATTGGTGATGGAAGCCCAATTATTATTGCTGGCCCATGTGCAGTTGAGAGCTATGAACAAGTTGATTCCGTAGCGAAAGTGTTAAAGGAACAAGGAGTAAAAATTATGCGTGGTGGTGCATTTAAACCACGTACTTCGCCTTATGACTTCCAAGGACTAGGTGAAGAGGGATTAAAGATTTTAAAAGAGGTTGGTAAAAACCATGGGTTGGCAATTATTAGTGAAATAGTTAGCCCAGAACATATTGAAATGGCATTAGATTATGTTGATATCATTCAAATCGGCGCAAGAAATATGCAGAACTTTGAATTACTCAAAGCTGCAGGTTCTGTAAATAAACCAATTTTATTAAAAAGAGGTTTATCAGCGACAATCGAAGAATTTATTTATGCAGCTGAATACATCATGTCAGAAGGCAATCAAGAAATCATTTTATGTGAACGTGGCATAAGAACTTATGAAAAAGCTACGAGAAATACATTAGATATAACAGCTGTTCCAATTTTAAAACAAGAAACACATTTACCAGTATTAGTAGATGTTACACATTCGACAGGTAGAAGAGACTTACTAATACCTGCAGCAAAAGCGGGACTAGCAATTGGCGCTGATGGTATTATGGCAGAGGTTCATCCAGATCCTGCTACTGCTTTAAGTGACTCATCTCAGCAAATGAATTTTGATCAATTTGACCAATTTATGTCTGAAGTTAATTCTTTCATAAATCGATAATCAACATAAAAGCGCTGACTGAATAAAATCAGTCGGCGCTTTTTGAATAATTTGTGAACGTTTGTTTTAAATTAGCAATATATAGTGATAAAATACGAATAATTTACATTTTTTTCTAATAGGTGTATTGAACGAAGATTCGTTTCACTATAAGATAGAATGAAGCACTATTTTTGTGGAATATGACGTTTTATGACTATTTTACCTAAATAAAAAACAAACTACATAATAGATAGAATAAAATAGAGGAGTGATGAAAATGACGGTTACGATTTATGATGTAGCACGTGAGGCAAACGTTTCCATGGCTACAGTTTCACGAGTAGTTAATGGTAATCCAAATGTTAAACCTACTACTCGAAAAAAAGTAAACGAAGCGATCAGCCGTTTAGGATATAGACCAAATGCAGTTGCAAGAGGACTAGCAAGTAAAAAAACAACTACTGTTGGTGTAATTATTCCTGATATTTCAAATACTTTTTATGCAGAACTAGCACGTGGTATAGAAGATATTGCAACAATGTATAAATACAATATTATCTT
This genomic interval from Gottfriedia acidiceleris contains the following:
- a CDS encoding bifunctional 3-deoxy-7-phosphoheptulonate synthase/chorismate mutase, producing the protein MTKNDLEQLRIEIDEINHQIFELLNKRGEIAKKIGIAKIDQGVKRYDPVRERKMLDHIAEINEGPFSTATLQHIFKEIFKSSLELQEEDDKKVLLVSRKRKSENTIVNVNGVNIGDGSPIIIAGPCAVESYEQVDSVAKVLKEQGVKIMRGGAFKPRTSPYDFQGLGEEGLKILKEVGKNHGLAIISEIVSPEHIEMALDYVDIIQIGARNMQNFELLKAAGSVNKPILLKRGLSATIEEFIYAAEYIMSEGNQEIILCERGIRTYEKATRNTLDITAVPILKQETHLPVLVDVTHSTGRRDLLIPAAKAGLAIGADGIMAEVHPDPATALSDSSQQMNFDQFDQFMSEVNSFINR